One window from the genome of Chloroflexota bacterium encodes:
- the mtnP gene encoding S-methyl-5'-thioadenosine phosphorylase — protein sequence MEPVLVGVIGGSGVYEMENLTQIEEIRLKTPFGDPSDAIIVGTLEGVRVAFLPRHGRGHYISPSELPARANIYALKSLGVQRIIAISACGSMKQEIAPLHIVIPDQIFDRTKARPSTFFGDGVVVHISFAEPFCPDMREKLYVAAQKAGATVHKDGTMVVMEGPQFSTKAESRIYRSWGVDVIGMTALPEAKLAREAEICYATLALVTDYDVWHESEEAVTVEMIVQNLQKNVEMAKRIIRLAVPTLGSPTTCPCPHALENAIITNPAKIPPATRQKLSLLLDKYLK from the coding sequence ATGGAACCCGTACTCGTTGGCGTCATCGGCGGAAGCGGTGTCTACGAAATGGAGAACCTGACCCAGATTGAGGAGATTCGCCTCAAAACCCCCTTTGGCGATCCCAGCGACGCGATCATCGTCGGCACCCTGGAGGGCGTGAGGGTCGCATTCCTGCCCCGTCATGGGCGAGGGCACTACATCTCCCCATCGGAGTTGCCCGCCCGCGCAAACATCTACGCCCTGAAGAGCCTGGGAGTGCAGCGCATCATCGCCATCAGCGCCTGCGGTAGCATGAAGCAGGAGATCGCCCCGCTTCACATCGTCATCCCCGACCAGATCTTTGACCGCACCAAGGCACGCCCGAGCACGTTCTTCGGCGACGGGGTCGTGGTCCACATCAGTTTCGCCGAGCCGTTCTGCCCCGACATGCGCGAGAAACTCTACGTCGCCGCGCAGAAAGCAGGGGCCACCGTCCACAAGGACGGGACGATGGTCGTCATGGAGGGGCCGCAATTCTCCACGAAGGCAGAATCGCGCATCTACCGGTCGTGGGGCGTGGATGTCATCGGCATGACGGCGCTTCCCGAAGCCAAACTCGCGCGCGAGGCGGAAATCTGCTACGCCACCCTGGCCCTCGTTACCGACTACGACGTCTGGCACGAATCCGAAGAGGCCGTTACCGTAGAGATGATCGTGCAGAACCTCCAGAAGAACGTGGAAATGGCCAAGAGAATCATCCGCTTGGCCGTCCCTACGTTGGGCAGCCCGACCACCTGCCCGTGTCCCCACGCCCTGGAGAATGCCATCATCACCAACCCGGCCAAAATCCCGCCGGCCACCCGCCAGAAACTCAGCCTTCTGCTGGACAAGTACCTGAAGTAG
- a CDS encoding amidohydrolase family protein, with protein sequence MDADILFAGGVVVTMDAGRRVIRDGAVAVRDGRIVAVGKLEDVRTHWAARETRDCGGCVVMPGLVNTHTHLPMSLLRGLVDDLRLDVWLYGYMLPVEREFTDERFCRVGTLLSCAELIRSGVTCLADMYYYEDTVAETVAEAGLRGVCAETIMKIPTPDAESYDESLDYARRFVEKWHGHPLITPAFGPHSIYLCTPEILHATSMLGLKYDVPQLIHIAETDLEVRELVEKLGESPVIWMQKQGLLVGKMLVAHGVHLTDGEMRLLAERRIGVAHNPTSNLKLASGIARVMAMRQSGVSVGLGTDGCASNNDLDMFEEMRLAALLPKGVSGDPTALPARVAVEMATLEGARTLYLDAEIGSLEPGKWADIVVVNLDTVHETPKFAISDNNVYSQLVYAAKSADVRDVAVAGRFLMRDRELLTIDVAAVRSDAEAMAARIDRFLAAREEDLVDKIVGIGGVEQQETFEVQVKVRLPDESALRHLLGHRDVSVIRESVRRQYDTYFLFEDADKGHVRYREDNVIQPDGSLAPRYGLTLRGPTLERVYENSVILSRSRFSAVADRSLRFYREYFQPDRIKEVNKERRRWRIQYKGVDFEVNADRLFKPAYEDLFLEVKSRTWSAKDALAKAQLIGEMLEIMSVSPEQIVRKEYVDF encoded by the coding sequence GGGGAAGTTGGAGGATGTCCGCACCCACTGGGCTGCAAGGGAGACCCGAGACTGCGGCGGTTGCGTCGTCATGCCTGGGCTGGTGAATACCCATACGCACCTGCCCATGAGCCTGTTGCGCGGCCTAGTGGATGACCTGCGCCTGGACGTGTGGCTCTACGGCTACATGCTGCCCGTGGAGCGCGAGTTCACGGACGAGCGTTTCTGCCGCGTGGGCACGTTGCTGTCGTGCGCGGAACTGATCCGTTCGGGCGTTACGTGCCTGGCCGACATGTACTACTACGAGGACACCGTCGCGGAGACGGTGGCCGAGGCGGGGTTGCGGGGAGTCTGCGCTGAGACCATCATGAAGATTCCCACGCCGGATGCCGAGAGTTACGACGAAAGCCTGGACTATGCTCGGCGCTTTGTGGAAAAGTGGCATGGCCACCCGCTTATCACTCCCGCGTTTGGGCCTCATTCCATCTATCTGTGCACGCCAGAGATTCTGCATGCTACGTCCATGCTGGGCTTGAAGTACGATGTCCCGCAGTTGATTCACATCGCGGAGACTGACCTGGAGGTGCGCGAACTCGTTGAGAAATTGGGCGAGTCGCCGGTCATCTGGATGCAGAAGCAGGGACTGCTCGTCGGCAAGATGTTGGTGGCGCATGGCGTCCATCTAACCGACGGCGAGATGCGGCTTCTGGCCGAGCGGCGTATCGGCGTGGCACACAATCCGACGAGCAATCTGAAGTTGGCCAGCGGCATCGCCCGCGTGATGGCCATGCGTCAGAGCGGGGTCAGCGTGGGGCTTGGCACCGACGGGTGCGCTAGCAACAACGACCTGGACATGTTTGAGGAGATGCGGCTTGCGGCGCTGCTGCCCAAGGGCGTGTCGGGCGACCCTACGGCGTTGCCCGCGCGGGTTGCCGTGGAGATGGCGACGCTGGAGGGCGCACGCACTCTCTATCTGGATGCGGAAATCGGCTCGCTGGAGCCAGGCAAGTGGGCCGACATCGTCGTGGTGAACCTGGACACGGTGCATGAAACCCCGAAGTTCGCAATTTCGGACAACAACGTGTACTCGCAGTTGGTGTACGCGGCGAAGAGCGCGGACGTGCGCGATGTGGCTGTCGCTGGGCGCTTCCTGATGCGAGACCGAGAACTGCTCACGATAGACGTGGCCGCTGTCCGCTCGGACGCCGAGGCCATGGCGGCCCGAATTGACCGTTTTCTGGCAGCCCGCGAGGAGGATTTGGTGGACAAGATCGTGGGCATCGGTGGCGTGGAGCAGCAGGAGACTTTTGAGGTGCAGGTGAAGGTGCGGCTGCCCGATGAGAGCGCCCTGCGGCACTTGCTAGGGCACAGGGATGTCAGCGTGATTCGCGAAAGCGTGCGCCGCCAGTACGATACCTACTTCCTGTTTGAAGATGCGGACAAGGGCCACGTTCGGTATCGCGAGGACAACGTCATCCAGCCCGATGGTTCGCTGGCGCCCCGCTACGGCCTGACGCTGCGGGGGCCAACTCTGGAGCGGGTGTATGAGAATTCCGTCATTCTGTCGCGCTCGCGATTCAGCGCCGTTGCCGACCGCTCGCTACGTTTCTACAGGGAGTACTTCCAGCCTGACCGCATTAAGGAGGTGAACAAGGAGCGGCGCCGCTGGCGTATTCAGTACAAGGGCGTGGATTTTGAAGTCAACGCCGACCGGCTCTTCAAGCCCGCGTATGAAGACCTGTTTCTTGAGGTGAAGAGCCGCACCTGGTCGGCGAAGGACGCTCTGGCAAAGGCACAACTCATCGGCGAGATGTTGGAGATCATGAGCGTTTCGCCGGAGCAGATTGTGCGAAAGGAATATGTGGACTTCTAG
- a CDS encoding TetR/AcrR family transcriptional regulator, whose product MMESTRARILQKAGELFATRGYRAISMREIAAECGISKPAIYHHFQDKKHLYLEVLDRELERLVVALDEAGAIPGTAIERLSRLVRCYLEALHRRLSLLQLLFRDIGDLEGEIPDLANKRGEGVLRPFVALIQEGIARGEFRPVDATRTALSLVGMMNIFVTRTLLRPDLIIGEEDVLHTVDLALNGLIPR is encoded by the coding sequence ATGATGGAATCCACCAGGGCGCGCATCCTGCAGAAGGCGGGGGAACTGTTCGCCACGCGGGGCTACCGCGCGATCTCCATGCGGGAGATCGCTGCCGAGTGTGGCATCAGCAAGCCCGCCATCTACCATCATTTTCAGGATAAGAAGCACCTTTATCTGGAGGTGCTGGACCGCGAATTGGAGCGCCTGGTAGTCGCGTTGGATGAAGCCGGCGCCATCCCCGGCACGGCGATTGAGCGGCTATCTCGGCTGGTGCGGTGCTACCTGGAGGCCTTGCACCGCCGCCTGTCGCTCCTCCAGTTGCTTTTTCGCGACATCGGCGACCTTGAAGGCGAGATACCGGACTTGGCGAACAAACGTGGCGAAGGGGTGCTACGACCCTTCGTCGCCCTGATTCAGGAGGGTATCGCAAGGGGAGAATTCCGGCCTGTAGATGCGACGCGGACGGCTTTGTCGCTGGTCGGCATGATGAATATCTTCGTAACGCGCACACTATTGCGGCCTGACCTAATCATTGGTGAAGAGGACGTCCTGCACACGGTGGATCTGGCTCTGAACGGACTGATTCCGCGATAA